From Phalacrocorax carbo chromosome 8, bPhaCar2.1, whole genome shotgun sequence, a single genomic window includes:
- the LOC135314607 gene encoding protocadherin gamma-A12-like, producing the protein MCAAGRRRGRWERALLWCVLAAAWEAAWGQLRYSVPEEVPKGSFVGDVGKDLGLELPALRHRGVRILDRGRTQYFALHGKTGHLVAAERIDREQLCRLVEKCILRCEVIVEGEMQVYGIEVEITDINDNAPSFREAETELRLSETTAPGSRFPLRDAQDPDAGPNGVQRYELSGDEHFSLAVQAGPGGDERPELVLAKALDREAAAFHELVLRASDGGEPARTGTARIRVAVLDANDNAPAFSQAEYTVRVPEDVPVGSALVTLTATDADEGTNGHVKYSFHKASDQAPEIFHLDSETGEISVKDSLDFEEISSHELEVEARDGGGLSDTAKVVITVTDVNDNAPELTVSSALREISEDAPSGTVVALVHVQDRDSGPNGEVRCSVDGGVPFRLERSFDNYYGVVTARELDREEVSEYNVTVRAADGGSPALWSSAVLALRVLDVNDNAPVFAEARYSARLPENNAAGALVLTVRATDADWGQNARVRYRLSEGRVRGAPLSSYVSVQAETGALYALRPFDYEEVREVGLWVRAEDGGAPPLSSNVSVRLVIVDENDNAPQVLYPPAAAAPGAGWAGVELAPRSAEPGALVAKVVAVDADAGQNAWLSYELAKATEPGLFRVGLHSGEVRTARFPLARDAARQSLVVVVKDHGRPALSATATLTVVLAESVAELLSELGSAAAAAAAAAGEPAGSLTRWLVVAVAAVSCLFLAFLLLLLALRLRRWRRSQLLAAGSGALRGVPASHFVGIDGVRAFLHSYSHEVSLTADSRKSQLRLSGGSCCDTLPARPPPDEPAPLLGEDAAGARLADPVPAPVSSYSETFLPFLSW; encoded by the coding sequence atgtgcgcggcggggaggcggcggggccggtgggaGCGAGCCCTGCTGTGGTGCGTGCTGGCGGCGGCGTGGGAGGCGGCGTGGGGGCAGCTGCGCTACTCGGTTCCCGAGGAGGTGCCGAAGGGCTCGTTCGTGGGCGACGTGGGCAAGGacctggggctggagctgccggCGCTCCGACACCGCGGCGTCCGCATCCTGGACAGAGGTAGGACGCAGTATTTCGCTCTGCACGGGAAGACGGGACATTTAGTGGCGGCGGAGAGGATAGACAGAGAGCAGCTGTGCCGGCTGGTGGAGAAATGCATTCTGCGCTGTGAGGTGATAGTGGAGGGGGAAATGCAAGTTTACGGAATCGAAGTGGAGATCACGGACATAAACGACAACGCGCCCAGCTTCCGAGAGGCAGAAACGGAGCTGCGACTGAGCGAGACGACAGCCCCGGGGTCGCGGTTTCCCCTGCGAGACGCGCAGGATCCGGACGCGGGACCGAATGGCGTGCAGAGGTACGAGCTGAGCGGCGACGAGCACTTTTCGCTGGCCGTGCAGGCGGGCCCCGGCGGGGATGAGCGTCCCGAGCTGGTGCTGGCGAAGGCGCTGgaccgggaggcggcggcgttTCACGAGCTGGTGCTGAGGGCGAGCGACGGCGGAGAGCCGGCGCGGACGGGCACGGCGCGGATCCGCGTGGCGGTGCTGGACGCGAACGACAACGCGCCCGCCTTCAGCCAGGCGGAGTACACGGTGCGCGTGCCGGAAGACGTGCCCGTGGGCTCCGCCCTCGTCACCCTCACGGCCACCGATGCCGACGAGGGGACGAACGGGCACgtgaaatacagttttcataAAGCTTCAGACCAAGCACCCGAAATTTTTCACCTGGACTCTGAGACAGGAGAAATATCCGTTAAGGACAGTCTGGACTTTGAGGAAATCTCCTCACATGAATTGGAGGTTGAGGCTCGGGACGGCGGGGGCCTTTCCGACACGGCGAAAGTCGTGATCACGGTGACAGACGTGAACGACAACGCGCCCGAACTGACAGTGTCGTCAGCGCTGCGCGAGATCTCTGAGGACGCGCCGTCGGGGAcggtggtggccctggtgcacGTGCAGGACCGGGACTCGGGGCCGAACGGGGAGGTGCGGTGCTCGGTGGACGGGGGCGTCCCGTTCCGCCTGGAGAGATCGTTTGATAATTACTACGGCGTGGTGACGGCGAGAGAGCTGGACCGCGAGGAGGTGTCGGAGTACAACGTGACGGTGCGGGCGGCGGACGGCGGGTCGCCGGCGCTGTGGAGCAGCGCGGTGCTGGCGCTGCGGGTGCTGGACGTGAACGACAACGCGCCGGTGTTCGCGGAGGCGCGCTACAGCGCCCGGCTGCCCGAGAACAACGCGGCGGGCGCGCTGGTGCTGACGGTGCGGGCGACGGACGCGGACTGGGGGCAGAACGCGCGCGTGCGGTACCGGCTGTCGGAGGGGCGGGTGCGGGGCGCGCCGCTGTCGTCGTACGTGTCGGTGCAGGCGGAGACGGGCGCGCTGTACGCGCTGCGCCCGTTCGACTACGAGGAGGTGCGCGaggtggggctgtgggtgcgGGCGGAAGACGGCGGCGCGCCGCCGCTGAGCAGCAACGTGTCGGTGCGGCTCGTGATCGTGGACGAGAACGACAACGCGCCGCAGGTGCTGtacccgccggcggcggcggcgccgggcgcgGGCTGGGCGGGCGTGGAGCTGGCGCCGCGCTCGGCCGAGCCCGGGGCGCTGGTGGCCAAGGTGGTGGCGGTGGACGCGGACGCGGGGCAGAACGCGTGGCTGTCGTACGAGCTGGCCAAGGCGACGGAGCCGGGGCTGTTCCGCGTGGGGCTGCACAGCGGCGAGGTGCGGACGGCGCGCTTCCCGCTGGCCCGCGACGCGGCGCGGCAGAgcctggtggtggtggtgaaggaCCACGGGCGGCCGGCACTGTCGGCCACGGCCACGCTGACGGTGGTGCTGGCCGAGAGCGTGGCCGAGCTGCTGTCGGAGCTgggcagcgcggcggcggcggcggcggcggcggcgggggagccgGCCGGCAGCCTGACGCGGTGGCTGGTGGTGGCCGTGGCGGCCGTGTCCTGCCTCTTCCTcgccttcctgctgctgctgctggcgctGCGCCTGCGGCGCTGGCGCCGCTCGCAGCTGCtggcggcgggcagcggcgccTTGCGCGGCGTGCCGGCCTCGCACTTCGTGGGCATCGACGGCGTCCGCGCCTTCCTGCACTCCTACTCGCACGAGGTGTCGCTCACCGCCGACTCGCGCAAGAGCCAGCTCCGCTTGTCGGGCGGCAGCTGCTGCGACACcctcccggcccggccgccgcccgaCGAGCCCGCGCCGCTGCTCGGGGAGGACGCTGCCGGCGCCCGCCTCGCGGACCCCGTCCCTGCCCCGGTGAGTTCCTATAGCGAGActttcctgcctttcctttcttggtag
- the LOC135314608 gene encoding protocadherin gamma-A2-like, translating to MCAAGRRRGRWERALLWCVLAAAWEAAWGQLRYSVPEEVPKGSFVGDVGKDLGLELPALRHRGVRILDRGRTQYFALHGKTGHLVTAERIDREQLCRLVEKCILRCEVIAEGEMQFYGIEVEITDINDNAPSFREAETELRLSETTAPGSRFPLRDAQDPDAGPNGVQRYELSGDEHFSLAVQAGPGGDERPELVLAKALDREAAAFHELVLRASDGGEPARTGTARIRVAVLDANDNAPAFSQAEYTVRVPEDVPVGSALVTLTATDADEGTNGHVKYSFHKASDQASEIFHLDSETGEISVKDSLDFEEISSHELEVEARDGGELSDTAKVVITVTDVNDNAPELTVLSALREISEDAPSGTVVALVHVQDRDSGPNGEVRCSVDGGVPFRLERSFDNYYGVVTARELDREEVSEYNVTVRAADGGSPALWSSAVLALRVLDVNDNAPVFAEARYSARLPENNAAGALVLTVRATDADWGQNARVRYRLSEGRVRGAPLSSYVSVQAETGALYALRPFDYEEVREVGLWVRAEDGGAPPLSSNVSVRLVIVDENDNAPQVLYPPAAAAPGAGWAGVELAPRSAEPGALVAKVVAVDADAGQNAWLSYELAKATEPGLFRVGLHSGEVRTARFPLARDAARQSLVVVVKDHGRPALSATATLTVVLAESVAELLSELGSAAAAAEAAGEPAGSLTRWLVVAVAAVSCLFLAFLLLLLALRLRRWRRSQLLAAGSGALRGVPASHFVGIDGVRAFLHSYSHEVSLTADSRKSQLRLSGGSCCDTLPARPPPDEPAPLLGEDAAGARLADPVPAPVSSYSETFLPFLSW from the coding sequence atgtgcgcggcggggaggcggcggggccggtgggaGCGAGCCCTGCTGTGGTGCGTGCTGGCGGCGGCGTGGGAGGCGGCGTGGGGGCAGCTGCGCTACTCGGTTCCCGAGGAGGTGCCGAAGGGCTCGTTCGTGGGCGACGTGGGCAAGGacctggggctggagctgccggCGCTCCGACACCGCGGCGTCCGCATCCTGGACAGAGGTAGGACGCAGTATTTCGCTCTGCACGGGAAGACGGGACATTTAGTGACGGCGGAGAGGATAGACAGAGAGCAGCTGTGCCGGCTGGTGGAGAAATGCATTCTGCGCTGTGAGGTGATAGCGGAGGGGGAAATGCAATTTTACGGAATTGAAGTGGAGATCACGGACATAAACGACAACGCGCCCAGCTTCCGAGAGGCAGAAACGGAGCTGCGACTGAGCGAGACGACAGCCCCGGGGTCGCGGTTTCCCCTGCGAGACGCGCAGGATCCGGACGCGGGACCGAATGGCGTGCAGAGGTACGAGCTGAGCGGCGACGAGCACTTTTCGCTGGCCGTGCAGGCGGGCCCCGGCGGGGATGAGCGTCCCGAGCTGGTGCTGGCGAAGGCGCTGgaccgggaggcggcggcgttTCACGAGCTGGTGCTGAGGGCGAGCGACGGCGGAGAGCCGGCGCGGACGGGCACGGCGCGGATCCGCGTGGCGGTGCTGGACGCGAACGACAACGCGCCCGCCTTCAGCCAGGCGGAGTACACGGTGCGCGTGCCGGAAGACGTGCCCGTGGGCTCCGCCCTCGTCACCCTCACGGCCACCGATGCCGACGAGGGGACGAACGGGCACgtgaaatacagttttcataAAGCTTCAGACCAAGCATCCGAAATTTTTCACCTGGACTCTGAGACAGGAGAAATATCCGTTAAGGACAGTCTGGACTTTGAGGAAATCTCCTCACATGAATTGGAGGTTGAGGCACGAGACGGAGGAGAGCTTTCGGACACGGCGAAAGTCGTGATCACGGTGACAGACGTGAACGACAACGCGCCCGAACTGACAGTGTTGTCAGCGCTGCGCGAGATCTCTGAGGACGCGCCGTCGGGGAcggtggtggccctggtgcacGTGCAGGACCGGGACTCGGGGCCGAACGGGGAGGTGCGGTGCTCGGTGGACGGGGGCGTCCCGTTCCGCCTGGAGAGATCGTTTGATAATTACTACGGCGTGGTGACGGCGAGAGAGCTGGACCGCGAGGAGGTGTCGGAGTACAACGTGACGGTGCGGGCGGCGGACGGCGGGTCGCCGGCGCTGTGGAGCAGCGCAGTGCTGGCGCTGCGGGTGCTGGACGTGAACGACAACGCGCCGGTGTTCGCGGAGGCGCGCTACAGCGCCCGGCTGCCCGAGAACAACGCGGCGGGCGCGCTGGTGCTGACGGTGCGGGCGACGGACGCGGACTGGGGGCAGAACGCGCGCGTGCGGTACCGGCTGTCGGAGGGGCGGGTGCGGGGCGCGCCGCTGTCGTCGTACGTGTCGGTGCAGGCGGAGACGGGCGCGCTGTACGCGCTGCGCCCGTTCGACTACGAGGAGGTGCGCGaggtggggctgtgggtgcgGGCGGAGGACGGCGGCGCGCCGCCGCTGAGCAGCAACGTGTCGGTGCGGCTCGTGATCGTGGACGAGAACGACAACGCGCCGCAGGTGCTGtacccgccggcggcggcggcgccgggcgcgGGCTGGGCGGGCGTGGAGCTGGCGCCGCGCTCGGCCGAGCCCGGGGCGCTGGTGGCCAAGGTGGTGGCGGTGGACGCGGACGCGGGGCAGAACGCGTGGCTGTCGTACGAGCTGGCCAAGGCGACGGAGCCGGGGCTGTTCCGCGTGGGGCTGCACAGCGGCGAGGTGCGGACGGCGCGCTTCCCGCTGGCCCGCGACGCGGCGCGGCAGAgcctggtggtggtggtgaaggaCCACGGGCGGCCGGCACTGTCGGCCACGGCCACGCTGACGGTGGTGCTGGCCGAGAGCGTGGCCGAGCTGCTGTCGGAGCTgggcagcgcggcggcggcggcggaggcggcgggggagcCGGCCGGCAGCCTGACGCGGTGGCTGGTGGTGGCCGTGGCGGCCGTGTCCTGCCTCTTCCTcgccttcctgctgctgctgctggcgctGCGCCTGCGGCGCTGGCGCCGCTCGCAGCTGCtggcggcgggcagcggcgccTTGCGCGGCGTGCCGGCCTCGCACTTCGTGGGCATCGACGGCGTCCGCGCCTTCCTGCACTCCTACTCGCACGAGGTGTCGCTCACCGCCGACTCGCGCAAGAGCCAGCTCCGCTTGTCGGGCGGCAGCTGCTGCGACACcctcccggcccggccgccgcccgaCGAGCCCGCGCCGCTGCTCGGGGAGGACGCTGCCGGCGCCCGCCTCGCGGACCCCGTCCCTGCCCCGGTGAGTTCCTATAGCGAGActttcctgcctttcctttcttggtag
- the LOC135314717 gene encoding protocadherin gamma-B5-like, with product MAGRQRQSRRRAAGRVLLPALLLCLWCRAAAERIRYAIPEELGRGSLVGPLARDLGLSPADLPARKLRVASAAKRQLKYFSVSGETGNLYVSERLDREEMCGESASCSVSFEALVQNPLNVFHVEVAIQDVNDNSPAFSKAALDLEIGEWTLPGARFPLEMARDADVGSNSLLTYQLTSNPSFALAMRENPGGSKQPELVLERALDREKQSSFVLVLTAVDGGDPVRSGTVQVRVNVTDANDNAPVFGKSVYEARVRENLPAGSLVLRVRATDADAGSNGRVSYSFGNVADGVRALFAVDSNSGEVRTAGPLDFEEKSKYSFSLEARDGGGLTGHCKVQIDLSDENDNAPEITVLSVSSPVPEDAPAGTVVALVNVNDPDSGENGQVSCELSGEAPLSIVASSGSSYKVVTASALDRELASEHRVTVVARDRGSPALSSRAALVLEVSDVNDNAPVFEEAAYSAYVAENNAAGAPVVRVRARDADAGANGRVSYWLAGGSAGASPYVSVEAETGALFAQRSFDYEQCREFAVAVRAQDGGSPARSSTATVRVFVLDRNDNAPRVLWPAAGAGAGAGAGAGAAPFEVVPRSAEAGYLVAKVVAVDADAGRNAWLSYELVQAPEPALFRVGLHSGEVRTARAVSERDAAKQRLVAVVKDHGQPALSATATLHVVLAESLQEALPELSERAAGADSPAELQFYLVLALALLSALFLLSVALAAVARVRRAGPPAVLRCLGAQRFSVAGAAAFPADFCEGTLPYSYNLCVAPGRAAAEGPWLPPPPPPPPPLPSLPAEELLGGEPCGKRSPSSSAGAGEPPADPGATQVCKPALSRCSP from the coding sequence ATGGCGGGCCGGCAGAGGCAGAGCCGGCGGCGAGCGGCCGGGCGAGTGCTGCTGCCCgctttgctgctgtgcttgtggtgccgggcggcggcggagcggatCCGCTACGCCATCCCcgaggagctgggcagaggcTCGCTGGTGGGGCCGCTGGCGCGGGACCTGGGGCTGAGCCCGGCGGACCTGCCCGCACGCAAGCTGCGGGTGGCGTCCGCCGCTAAACGGCAGCTGAAATACTTCTCGGTGAGCGGGGAGACCGGGAACCTCTACGTGAGCGAGAGGCTGGACCGGGAGGAGATGTGCGGCGAGTCGGCGTCCTGCTCCGTCAGCTTCGAGGCGCTCGTGCAGAACCCGCTCAACGTTTTCCACGTCGAGGTGGCCATCCAGGACGTCAACGACAATTCCCCGGCCTTCAGCAAGGCTGCTCTGGACCTCGAGATCGGCGAATGGACGCTTCCCGGGGCTCGTTTTCCGCTGGAGATGGCCCGAGACGCGGACGTGGGCAGCAACTCGCTGCTGACTTACCAGCTCACCAGCAACCCGTCCTTCGCTCTGGCCATGAGGGAGAACCCGGGTGGAAGCAAGCAGCCGGAATTAGTGCTGGAGAGAGCACTGGACCGTGAGAAGCAGAGCTCCTTTGTGCTGGTGCTGACGGCGGTGGATGGGGGGGACCCCGTGAGGTCCGGGACCGTCCAGGTTCGCGTCAACGTGACGGACGCCAACGACAACGCGCCCGTGTTCGGTAAAAGCGTCTACGAGGCGCGAGTGCGGGAGAATCTGCCGGCGGGGTCGCTGGTGCTGCGGGTGCGAGCCACGGACGCGGACGCGGGCTCCAATGGGCGGGTCTCCTACTCCTTCGGCAACGTCGCGGACGGCGTCCGCGCGTTGTTCGCTGTCGACAGCAACAGCGGCGAGGTCAGGACGGCGGGGCCCCTCGACTTCGAGGAAAAGAGCAAATACAGCTTCAGCCTGGAGGCGAGGGACGGCGGCGGACTCACGGGTCACTGCAAGGTGCAGATCGACCTGTCGGACGAGAACGACAACGCGCCCGAAATCACGGTGTTGTCGGTGTCGAGCCCGGTGCCCGAGGACGCGCCGGCCGGCACGGTGGTGGCCCTGGTGAACGTAAACGACCCGGACTCTGGCGAGAACGGTCAAGTGTCGTGCGAGCTGTCGGGCGAGGCGCCCCTGTCGATCGTGGCATCGTCGGGCAGCTCGTATAAGGTGGTGACGGCGAGCGCGCTGGACCGGGAGCTGGCGTCCGAGCACCGCGTGACGGTGGTGGCCAGGGACCGGGGCAGCCCGGCGCTCTCCAGCCGCGCGGCGCTGGTGCTGGAGGTGTCGGACGTGAACGACAACGCGCCGGTGTTCGAGGAGGCCGCCTACAGCGCCTACGTGGCGGAGAACAACGCGGCGGGCGCGCCGGTGGTGCGCGTGCGCGCGCGGGACGCGGACGCGGGCGCCAACGGGCGCGTGAGCTACTGGCTGGCGGGCGGCAGCGCGGGCGCGTCGCCGTACGTGTCGGTGGAGGCGGAGACGGGCGCGCTGTTCGCGCAGCGCTCCTTCGACTACGAGCAGTGCCGCGAGTTCGCGGTGGCGGTGCGGGCGCAGGACGGCGGGTCGCCGGCGCGGAGCTCGACGGCGACGGTGCGCGTCTTCGTGCTGGACCGCAACGACAACGCGCCGCGGGTGCTgtggccggcggcgggcgcgggcgcgggcgcgggcgcgggggcgggggcggcgccgTTCGAGGTGGTGCCGCGGTCGGCCGAGGCCGGGTACCTGGTGGCCAAGGTGGTGGCGGTGGACGCGGACGCGGGGCGCAACGCGTGGCTGTCGTACGAGCTGGTGCAGGCGCCGGAGCCGGCGCTGTTCCGCGTGGGGCTGCACAGCGGCGAGGTGCGGACGGCGCGGGCCGTGTCGGAGAGGGACGCGGCGAAGCAGCGGCTGGTGGCGGTGGTGAAGGACCACGGGCAGCCGGCGCTGTCGGCCACGGCCACGCTGCACGTGGTGCTGGCCGAGAGCTTGCAGGAGGCGCTGCCGGAGCTGAGCgagcgggcggcgggcgccGACTCGCCGGCGGAGCTGCAGTTCTACCTGGTGCTGGCGCTGGCGCTCCTCTCCGCCCTGTTCCTGCTGAGCGTGGCGCTGGCCGCCGTGGCGCGGgtgcgccgggccgggccgcccgccGTCCTGCGCTGCCTGGGCGCGCAGCGCTTCTCCGTGGCCGGCGCCGCCGCCTTCCCTGCCGACTTCTGCGAGGGCACCTTGCCCTACTCCTACAACCTGTGCGTGGCgccgggacgcgccgccgccgAGGGCCCttggctgccgccgccgccgccgccgccgccgccgctgcccagCCTGCCGGCGGAGGAGCTTCTCGGCGGGGAGCCCTGCGGGAAGCGGAGCCCGAGCAGCAGCGCCGGCGCGGGAGAGCCGCCCGCGGACCCCGGCGCAACGCAGGTCTGTAAGCCCGCGCTCTCTCGCTGTTCTCCTTGA